From a region of the Pseudanabaena sp. ABRG5-3 genome:
- a CDS encoding DEAD/DEAH box helicase, producing MQALDPQELYPFQLDQFQLQAIAALQAGKSVVVCAPTGSGKTLIGEYAIHAALAGNRRVFYTTPLKALSNQKLRDFRQQFGENNVGLLTGDTSVNRDAPILVMTTEIFRNMLYGTPIGEVGTSLTGVEVVVLDECHYMNDRQRGTVWEESIVYCPAEVQLVALSATVANSQQLTDWIHKVHGDTELIYSDFRPVPLQHSFCNSKGFFPLLDSSNQKINPRLKPLTNKPPTKEERHKIVPAIGAVISHLRQRDMLPAIYFIFSRRGCDKSVTDLGNVSLVNAEESIRLKPQIDAFIAANPEIGKPLHIDALYRGIAAHHAGILPAWKGFVEELFQQGLIKVVFATETLAAGINMPARTTVISSISKRTDRGHRLLTASEFLQMAGRAGRRGMDEVGYVVTVQTPFEGAKEAAHLATSSADPLVSQFAPSYGMVMNLLQTHSLDQARDLVERSFGQYLADLNLAPQIQNLELVIEQIAKLEKDLASVDLKQLEVYDKLRDRLREERRLLKLLAQQAEETRLHDLASYAPYLLSGSPLTIRTNKGLIVHTVLAAKVQGSGQFPWFVCLGRDNRWYVAGYKDIVLVGSDLLLDGDIEYPAKLTLKPGQSIDGDETSLAIAQKITPLPDPDLAPEVIKQQAKVMAIESEMDKHPVSKMSDRGAVFKKVNRLEQLQRQIEFQQKVVNERRQRHWQEFMSLVNILQSYGCLQETQPTATGQVVAALRGENELWLALALISGELDNLLPHHLATVCAAIVSENSRPDNWIKFGLSPTVEDALDGLRDRRRELMQVQRRHLVDIPAWLDYELTGLVEQWALGMEWVELCQNTNLDEGDIVRLMRRTIDLLYQIPHVPNLPSQLYQAAKQAAQLIDRFPVNEVI from the coding sequence GTGCAAGCATTAGACCCACAAGAACTATATCCATTTCAACTTGACCAGTTTCAGTTACAGGCGATCGCCGCCTTGCAAGCAGGTAAGTCGGTCGTTGTTTGTGCGCCCACTGGTTCAGGAAAAACCTTAATCGGCGAATATGCTATCCATGCCGCACTAGCAGGCAATCGGCGCGTTTTTTATACTACTCCTCTCAAAGCCCTGTCCAATCAGAAATTGCGCGATTTTCGGCAACAGTTTGGAGAGAACAATGTGGGCTTGCTAACGGGCGATACCTCTGTAAATCGTGATGCGCCGATTTTGGTGATGACCACCGAGATCTTTCGGAACATGCTCTATGGCACTCCCATTGGTGAAGTGGGTACTTCCCTCACAGGCGTAGAAGTGGTAGTACTGGATGAATGTCACTACATGAATGATCGCCAACGCGGTACAGTTTGGGAAGAATCCATTGTGTATTGTCCTGCGGAAGTACAGTTGGTGGCACTCTCAGCAACCGTGGCAAATAGCCAACAACTAACCGACTGGATTCATAAAGTACATGGGGATACAGAATTAATCTATTCAGATTTTCGACCAGTTCCCCTACAACATTCGTTCTGTAATAGCAAAGGTTTCTTCCCTCTGTTAGATAGTTCCAATCAAAAAATTAATCCGCGCCTTAAGCCTCTCACCAATAAACCACCCACTAAAGAAGAAAGACATAAAATTGTCCCTGCGATCGGAGCTGTCATTTCCCATCTACGTCAGCGGGATATGCTCCCCGCAATTTACTTCATCTTTAGCCGTCGGGGTTGCGATAAATCCGTAACAGATTTAGGCAATGTTTCCCTTGTTAATGCTGAAGAGTCAATACGCCTCAAACCTCAAATTGATGCCTTCATCGCCGCGAATCCTGAAATTGGTAAACCCCTACATATTGATGCCCTCTACCGTGGCATTGCTGCCCATCACGCGGGAATTTTACCTGCATGGAAAGGCTTTGTCGAAGAATTATTTCAACAAGGGCTAATTAAAGTTGTATTCGCGACGGAAACTCTGGCTGCAGGAATTAATATGCCCGCTAGAACTACAGTGATTTCCAGTATTTCCAAACGTACCGATCGCGGACATCGGTTACTTACCGCTTCAGAGTTTCTGCAAATGGCAGGACGAGCAGGACGAAGAGGGATGGATGAAGTTGGCTATGTTGTAACGGTGCAAACTCCCTTTGAAGGTGCGAAGGAAGCTGCCCATCTTGCCACATCCTCTGCTGATCCCCTCGTGAGCCAGTTTGCACCTAGCTACGGGATGGTAATGAACTTGCTGCAAACTCACTCCCTCGATCAAGCTAGAGATCTGGTAGAACGTAGCTTTGGTCAATATCTCGCTGATCTCAATCTTGCCCCCCAAATCCAAAATCTAGAATTGGTAATAGAACAAATTGCGAAATTAGAAAAGGATCTTGCTTCCGTTGATTTGAAACAATTGGAAGTTTATGACAAACTGCGCGATCGCCTTCGAGAAGAACGGCGACTGCTCAAGCTTCTTGCCCAACAAGCTGAAGAGACTCGTCTCCATGATTTAGCATCCTATGCGCCCTATTTATTATCAGGTTCACCGCTGACGATTCGCACCAATAAAGGCTTGATTGTACATACGGTACTGGCAGCAAAGGTGCAAGGTTCTGGTCAATTCCCTTGGTTTGTCTGTCTTGGGCGTGATAATCGCTGGTATGTGGCAGGTTACAAGGATATTGTCCTCGTTGGTAGTGATTTACTACTCGATGGTGATATCGAATATCCAGCTAAGTTGACATTAAAACCGGGGCAATCCATTGATGGTGATGAGACTAGTTTAGCGATCGCTCAAAAAATTACGCCACTGCCCGATCCAGATTTAGCTCCTGAAGTGATCAAGCAACAGGCAAAAGTGATGGCGATCGAATCGGAAATGGATAAACATCCTGTCTCGAAAATGAGCGATCGCGGTGCAGTGTTCAAAAAAGTGAATCGACTTGAACAGTTGCAACGCCAAATCGAATTTCAGCAAAAGGTAGTCAATGAACGCCGACAGAGACATTGGCAAGAGTTCATGAGCTTAGTCAATATCTTGCAATCCTACGGCTGCCTCCAAGAAACGCAGCCGACAGCAACAGGTCAAGTCGTCGCCGCATTACGGGGTGAAAATGAACTTTGGTTAGCCCTAGCCCTGATTTCAGGCGAGTTAGATAATCTCTTACCCCATCATCTTGCTACTGTCTGCGCCGCGATCGTTAGTGAAAATAGTCGTCCTGACAACTGGATCAAGTTTGGATTGTCGCCAACGGTTGAAGATGCCCTCGATGGTTTACGCGATCGCCGTCGTGAGTTGATGCAGGTACAGCGTCGTCATTTAGTCGATATTCCTGCATGGTTAGATTACGAGCTGACGGGACTAGTCGAGCAATGGGCGTTAGGAATGGAATGGGTAGAGCTATGTCAAAACACAAATCTTGATGAAGGTGATATTGTGCGCCTCATGCGCCGCACCATTGACTTGCTATACCAAATTCCCCATGTGCCGAATTTGCCATCACAGCTTTATCAAGCCGCCAAACAAGCTGCTCAATTAATAGATCGCTTCCCTGTTAATGAAGTGATTTAA
- a CDS encoding YcjF family protein, with protein MLNSRMVLSRKSWFIGLGVVSVAAIANALFSLEHDWHLLTISTLMVGGTLLFANVRQSFAAVVDQPQVIDRNFLFKELQQAQKAIAKIADANKRADLNEQAQQITSNLQKNNFRIVIFGTGSAGKTSVINALLGRKAGNTGATIGTTITREEYSYQGIDFSPVGITPIHTEKIKRQVSLLDTSGIQEMGEMGQARELEALKLAQNADLMVFVTSGDLTNTEYREFDRLAGLGKRVILAFNKTDLYLPSDREQVLTKLRERTQQFLTATDIVAIAAKPSPIKVRQYANAEASVSHNASQEWWEDVPPDVSALKERIETILSNEWEELLIHNTHLQIQNLLQEINGTINQERRQDATTIINRYQILAATTVFANPIPAIDLLAGAAINTQMLIDLAKIYDRPLNFKQAQQLAMTIAQQLLQLGCIEIATSAIASCFKVNAITYAIGGSMQAVTAAYLTHIGGMSFVEYLEQQPQVTISDHPEVTNKLQQICQRTFKALQSDRFFIDFVTNISRRIAIT; from the coding sequence ATGCTGAACTCGCGCATGGTCTTGTCTCGCAAAAGTTGGTTTATCGGTTTAGGAGTTGTCAGTGTTGCCGCGATCGCTAATGCGCTGTTTTCACTGGAACATGATTGGCACTTGCTCACTATTAGCACCCTGATGGTAGGTGGCACACTTTTGTTCGCGAATGTGCGCCAGAGTTTTGCAGCAGTAGTTGATCAGCCCCAAGTCATTGATCGCAATTTTTTGTTTAAAGAACTGCAACAGGCACAGAAGGCGATCGCTAAAATTGCTGATGCTAATAAACGTGCAGACTTAAACGAGCAAGCTCAACAAATTACCAGCAATTTACAAAAAAATAATTTTCGGATTGTTATTTTCGGTACTGGCTCCGCAGGTAAGACCTCGGTAATTAATGCTCTGTTGGGTCGCAAGGCAGGCAATACAGGAGCTACAATCGGCACAACGATCACTCGCGAAGAATATAGTTATCAGGGTATTGATTTCTCGCCTGTCGGGATCACCCCAATTCATACTGAAAAGATCAAGCGTCAAGTATCTCTGTTAGATACGTCAGGGATACAGGAAATGGGCGAAATGGGGCAAGCGCGTGAGTTAGAAGCCCTAAAACTTGCTCAAAATGCAGACCTGATGGTGTTTGTGACTTCAGGGGATTTGACTAATACTGAATATCGTGAATTTGATCGCCTTGCAGGTTTGGGTAAGCGCGTCATTCTTGCCTTTAATAAAACGGATTTATACTTACCAAGCGATCGCGAACAGGTTTTAACGAAACTCAGGGAACGCACTCAGCAATTTTTAACAGCAACCGATATTGTGGCGATCGCCGCCAAACCCAGCCCCATCAAAGTGCGTCAATATGCCAATGCCGAAGCTTCGGTCAGTCATAACGCTAGCCAAGAATGGTGGGAAGATGTACCACCCGATGTGTCAGCTTTGAAAGAACGCATTGAAACAATTTTATCTAACGAGTGGGAAGAGTTACTAATTCATAACACCCATCTCCAAATCCAAAATCTGCTACAGGAAATCAATGGCACGATCAATCAAGAACGCCGCCAAGATGCCACCACAATTATCAATCGCTACCAAATACTTGCTGCTACTACGGTTTTTGCAAATCCAATTCCTGCCATTGATTTACTTGCAGGAGCCGCCATTAATACCCAAATGTTGATTGATCTCGCCAAAATTTATGATCGTCCCTTAAATTTCAAACAGGCTCAGCAACTTGCAATGACGATCGCTCAGCAATTATTACAACTTGGCTGCATCGAGATTGCCACTTCAGCGATCGCTTCTTGCTTTAAGGTAAATGCGATCACCTACGCGATCGGTGGATCCATGCAGGCAGTTACTGCGGCATACTTGACCCATATCGGCGGGATGAGTTTTGTGGAATATCTAGAGCAGCAACCGCAAGTCACTATCAGTGATCATCCTGAAGTCACAAATAAACTGCAACAAATATGTCAAAGGACATTTAAGGCATTACAAAGCGATCGCTTCTTCATCGATTTTGTCACCAATATTTCCAGACGTATCGCCATCACATAA
- a CDS encoding tetratricopeptide repeat protein codes for MAKSNQKIVVFIVAFLLVGGLAAVTYFLLQPKTDNPALNPKSEIAPTPKSDKDSKAQSLANSGSEKAAKKDYKGAIADWSDAIRLNPEYFLDAYNRESAKKDDHKQAISSPLDDAKAYGDRGLVKYTLKDYQGAIADWNEAIRLKPDFALAYYNRGVAKYTLGDPKGAIADYNEALKIDRNWGIRSAAAAYYNRGLAKSNLKDRQGEKSDLKKAAELFKQQGDLEQYNIVLKEIGKP; via the coding sequence ATGGCAAAAAGTAATCAAAAAATTGTAGTTTTCATAGTTGCCTTTCTGCTCGTTGGTGGCTTGGCAGCAGTAACCTATTTTCTACTCCAACCAAAGACGGACAATCCTGCATTAAATCCAAAAAGTGAGATTGCCCCAACACCCAAGTCCGATAAAGATAGCAAAGCCCAATCCCTAGCTAACAGTGGTAGCGAAAAAGCTGCGAAGAAAGATTATAAAGGCGCGATCGCAGACTGGAGTGATGCGATCAGGCTCAACCCTGAATATTTCCTTGACGCTTACAATCGCGAATCTGCCAAGAAGGATGATCACAAGCAAGCGATCAGCTCTCCACTTGATGATGCTAAAGCCTATGGCGATCGCGGCTTAGTAAAGTACACCTTAAAAGATTATCAAGGTGCGATCGCAGACTGGAATGAAGCGATTCGCCTTAAGCCCGACTTTGCGCTTGCCTACTATAATCGCGGAGTCGCGAAATATACCTTAGGTGATCCTAAAGGAGCGATCGCTGACTATAACGAAGCACTGAAGATTGATCGCAATTGGGGAATTAGAAGTGCTGCTGCCGCCTACTACAATCGTGGTTTAGCCAAATCTAACTTAAAAGATAGACAGGGAGAAAAATCAGACTTAAAAAAAGCTGCTGAACTCTTTAAGCAGCAAGGTGATTTAGAACAATATAATATTGTCCTCAAGGAGATCGGCAAGCCTTAA
- a CDS encoding adenylate/guanylate cyclase domain-containing protein yields MTQSPPSRIPSIDTPATIDVIAESEFPSAKHSQTSLVPSSFPDNSDPTSSALAVTKAGNFASVLAPLTPEKFSQVVNDVEQRLRIVNQTLGMLNTDFDVILDEMLQAIRGKIGELLSADRTTIFLLDADKNQLWTNVPSEDGKNIEIRISTEPTSIAGEVATYGRIVNIPFDFFDDPRSTQAKKQFERTGYRTYSMLAMPLLNDNDQLVAVVQLINKLQINDPSIPLEDRVDNIGFTEEDQALFAQFAPSMRLILESSQAFYSAAQKQRAADALMKAAMSLGQSLDLEATLKKVMDEAKLLMNADRSTLWLIDRDRNDLWTQIVDQHGLTKELRVPMGVGYAGRVAITGEVLNIPFDLYEHPDADNSKKFDQANGYRTCSLLCMPIFNSNKELIGVTQLVNKVQRGDFPEYDPTRWPTAPDRFKASFNSNDEEFMKVFNVQAGVALENAKLFAKVKQEQQMQKDILRSLSDGVISTDKHGKIIAANERAYDLLGVGNTSLEGRSVYELIDIETANFAKWFDTSLAGGDDKSRKQYYPDQTLRSTDGEQHSINISINTMSESDEGEGVRGALVVMEDISQEKRLKSTMYRYMTQELAEQLLAGGDAKMGGDRKEVSVLFSDIRSYTTLTESLAAEDVVMMLNEYFETMVEAVFNYKGTLDKYIGDAIMAVFGSPLPIPDHAWMAVQTAIDMRHRLQEFNIKRIEKLKPQTQKEIDMATIKIGIGINSDTVISGNIGSTRRMEFTAIGDGVNLGSRLEGASKQYGTDAIISETTYKLCGDRIWVRELDRIQVKGKNQPVSVYELIGLKSDPLSEIQTRIIEHYHAGREHYLARKFSKAVAEFAEVLELDKSNKAANIHITRCQHFLLNAPEDDWDGVWRLTEK; encoded by the coding sequence ATGACACAATCACCCCCTTCTCGCATACCATCCATAGATACGCCCGCTACAATTGATGTGATTGCAGAGAGTGAATTTCCATCTGCCAAGCACAGCCAAACGTCATTAGTTCCATCGAGTTTTCCAGATAATTCCGATCCTACTTCCAGTGCGTTAGCTGTAACCAAGGCTGGTAATTTTGCATCAGTACTTGCCCCACTGACTCCCGAAAAATTCAGTCAAGTTGTTAATGATGTCGAACAACGGCTGAGGATCGTCAATCAAACCCTCGGAATGCTCAATACCGATTTTGATGTGATCCTTGATGAAATGCTGCAAGCGATTCGCGGCAAAATTGGTGAATTACTTTCCGCCGATCGCACCACAATTTTTTTATTAGATGCCGACAAGAATCAGCTCTGGACGAATGTACCCAGTGAAGATGGCAAAAATATTGAAATTCGCATTTCCACTGAGCCAACCAGCATCGCAGGTGAAGTTGCTACCTACGGACGCATTGTTAACATTCCCTTCGATTTTTTTGACGATCCGCGATCGACTCAAGCCAAGAAGCAATTTGAGCGCACAGGCTATCGTACCTATTCTATGCTTGCCATGCCCCTGTTGAACGATAACGATCAACTAGTGGCTGTGGTGCAACTAATCAATAAATTACAGATTAACGATCCTTCAATCCCCCTTGAAGATCGTGTCGATAACATTGGCTTTACCGAAGAAGATCAAGCCCTATTTGCTCAGTTTGCACCATCGATGCGGCTCATTTTAGAAAGCTCCCAAGCCTTTTATTCTGCCGCCCAAAAGCAACGTGCTGCGGATGCGCTGATGAAAGCGGCGATGTCCCTAGGGCAGAGTTTAGACCTAGAGGCAACCTTGAAAAAGGTCATGGACGAAGCCAAGCTCCTGATGAATGCCGATCGCAGTACATTGTGGTTAATCGATCGCGATCGTAACGATCTCTGGACACAAATTGTCGATCAACATGGCTTAACCAAAGAATTGCGCGTGCCAATGGGTGTCGGTTATGCAGGGCGCGTGGCAATTACAGGCGAAGTATTAAATATTCCCTTCGACCTTTACGAACATCCCGATGCCGATAACTCGAAGAAATTTGATCAAGCCAATGGTTATCGTACTTGCAGCTTGCTTTGTATGCCAATTTTTAACTCCAATAAAGAATTAATTGGGGTCACACAATTAGTTAACAAAGTGCAGCGTGGCGATTTTCCTGAATATGATCCCACCAGATGGCCCACAGCTCCCGATCGCTTCAAAGCTAGCTTTAATAGCAATGACGAAGAATTCATGAAAGTCTTCAACGTACAAGCTGGCGTAGCTCTGGAAAATGCCAAACTGTTCGCGAAGGTCAAACAAGAGCAGCAAATGCAAAAGGATATTCTGCGAAGTCTATCCGATGGTGTGATCTCTACTGATAAGCATGGCAAAATCATCGCGGCAAATGAACGAGCCTATGACTTACTCGGTGTGGGCAATACTTCCCTCGAAGGGCGATCGGTTTATGAACTCATTGATATTGAGACCGCTAACTTTGCAAAGTGGTTTGATACCAGCTTAGCGGGTGGCGACGATAAGTCTCGTAAGCAATATTATCCTGACCAAACCCTCCGTTCTACCGATGGTGAGCAGCACAGCATCAATATCTCCATCAATACCATGTCCGAAAGTGATGAAGGTGAAGGTGTCCGTGGCGCACTCGTAGTTATGGAGGACATTAGCCAAGAAAAACGCCTCAAGAGTACGATGTACCGCTACATGACTCAAGAACTGGCGGAACAGCTCTTAGCAGGTGGTGATGCCAAAATGGGTGGCGATCGCAAAGAGGTTTCGGTACTCTTTTCTGATATTCGTAGCTATACGACGCTGACGGAATCCCTCGCTGCCGAAGATGTGGTCATGATGCTGAACGAGTATTTTGAAACGATGGTGGAGGCGGTCTTTAATTACAAAGGCACGCTCGACAAATATATCGGTGATGCAATTATGGCGGTCTTTGGCTCACCTCTACCAATTCCCGACCATGCGTGGATGGCTGTGCAAACGGCGATCGATATGCGCCATCGTCTGCAAGAGTTTAATATCAAGCGCATCGAGAAGCTAAAGCCTCAGACCCAGAAAGAAATCGATATGGCAACGATCAAAATCGGGATTGGCATTAACTCCGATACGGTGATTAGTGGCAATATTGGCTCCACACGGCGCATGGAATTTACAGCGATCGGTGATGGTGTAAATCTTGGCTCAAGGCTGGAGGGAGCTAGTAAACAATATGGTACGGATGCCATTATTAGCGAGACTACCTATAAACTTTGTGGCGATCGCATCTGGGTACGCGAACTAGATCGCATCCAAGTTAAGGGAAAAAATCAACCCGTCAGTGTTTATGAATTAATCGGCTTAAAGTCCGATCCTTTAAGTGAAATTCAAACACGGATTATTGAACATTATCATGCAGGACGTGAGCATTACCTCGCTCGCAAGTTTAGTAAAGCGGTGGCTGAATTTGCCGAGGTGCTAGAGCTTGACAAGAGTAATAAAGCTGCAAATATTCATATTACCCGTTGTCAACACTTCTTGCTTAATGCCCCTGAGGATGACTGGGATGGCGTATGGAGACTCACAGAGAAATAA
- a CDS encoding shikimate kinase, whose product MLNGTNIFLIGMMGAGKSTIGKLLAHKANYNFVDTDPLIEQCAGKSITEIFADDGEDTFRDLEQQVLSQLSAYTRLVVATGGGIVLRSLNWSHLHDGIVVWIDVPVEILYDRLKNESEHRPLLQTEDPLQRLSDIYEQRRDRYAQADISIMVNADETPEAVSDRLLDMILNRIEPNRLKHDH is encoded by the coding sequence ATGCTCAACGGAACAAATATTTTTTTGATTGGAATGATGGGGGCTGGCAAAAGCACCATCGGCAAGCTTTTAGCGCACAAAGCAAATTACAACTTTGTCGATACTGATCCATTAATCGAGCAATGTGCAGGCAAATCAATTACTGAAATTTTTGCCGATGATGGTGAAGATACTTTTCGTGATCTTGAACAACAGGTACTTTCACAATTATCTGCCTATACCCGTTTAGTTGTCGCGACAGGTGGTGGCATCGTCCTGCGATCTCTGAATTGGTCACATTTACATGATGGCATCGTCGTTTGGATCGATGTCCCTGTCGAAATTTTGTACGATCGCCTTAAAAACGAATCTGAGCATCGCCCCCTCTTGCAAACTGAAGATCCTCTGCAACGCTTGAGCGATATCTACGAACAAAGGCGCGATCGCTATGCCCAAGCAGACATCTCGATCATGGTCAATGCCGATGAAACACCCGAAGCAGTTAGCGATCGCCTTCTCGATATGATCCTGAACCGAATTGAGCCTAATCGCCTTAAACACGACCATTAG
- the dnaG gene encoding DNA primase has protein sequence MSAQFQIHKDTIDQVSQRADIVDIVSERVVLRKSGANFRGACPFHNGTNATALTVNPSRQMYHCFNCGAAGGAVKFLMEIDKRSFSDVVLDLAKRYNVPIQTVEPEKAKEIQRQISHRDRLYEVMALTTSFYQHALYAPQGREALAYLSEKRQMSKETIQKFQLGYAPAGWETLMGYLVQQKQIPMKLVEEAGLIVPRKTGNGFYDRFRDRLMIPIHDTRGRVIAFGGRSLGDEEPKYLNSPETELFSKGTVLFAMDKARDEIAKSDQAIVVEGYFDAIALHQAGIGQALATMGVALNADQMKQLLRYTESKNVILNFDADKAGITAAEKAIAGFKELVFNGTVQLRVLTMPNGKDADEYLKQHSAEAYRDLLKNAPLFLDWQIDQILAGQDLNQADRFQKSSQAIAQLLNNLPVDSFFRTHYIHTSAQKLSQGNSYLALRLEQDLRRQLRNTRWNSNKPAPSLTTTTNALHIAETQLLQIYLHFPQHRAYLYQEIAEEENVEFTQSNHRYLWQTILNLLQANKTSLAAEEPYPDHLVQQLQILCAEKEDVAQQLQHLLWLDENSRIGLLRPQIVVRTAIAKIQYIMCEKHEKDWLSKYQTVDVIANPEFGYECQAKIKEARQRKAEIRKQIEVNYLDLSGTGTSTSEKNIIEF, from the coding sequence ATGTCTGCACAATTTCAGATCCACAAAGATACTATTGACCAAGTAAGTCAAAGGGCAGACATCGTAGATATCGTGTCTGAGCGGGTTGTGCTACGCAAAAGTGGAGCAAATTTTCGGGGAGCTTGCCCTTTTCATAACGGTACAAACGCCACAGCTTTAACGGTCAATCCATCGCGGCAGATGTACCACTGCTTTAACTGTGGGGCAGCAGGTGGTGCAGTTAAGTTCTTAATGGAGATCGATAAGCGATCGTTCTCTGACGTAGTTTTAGATTTAGCAAAGCGCTACAACGTTCCCATTCAAACTGTAGAGCCAGAAAAAGCGAAGGAAATCCAACGTCAAATTTCCCATCGCGATCGCCTATACGAGGTAATGGCATTAACGACAAGTTTTTATCAACATGCACTGTACGCGCCACAGGGGCGTGAGGCTCTAGCTTATCTCTCCGAAAAGCGGCAAATGAGCAAAGAGACAATCCAGAAATTTCAACTGGGTTATGCGCCTGCGGGTTGGGAAACCCTGATGGGATATCTAGTGCAGCAAAAGCAGATTCCTATGAAGTTAGTGGAAGAAGCTGGGCTAATCGTGCCACGCAAAACAGGTAATGGCTTTTACGATCGCTTTCGCGATCGCTTGATGATTCCCATTCACGATACTCGCGGTCGGGTAATTGCCTTTGGTGGGCGATCCCTTGGTGATGAGGAACCCAAATATTTAAACTCTCCTGAAACGGAACTCTTTAGCAAGGGGACAGTTCTCTTTGCAATGGATAAGGCACGAGATGAAATTGCCAAATCCGATCAAGCGATTGTGGTGGAGGGCTATTTTGATGCGATCGCCTTGCATCAAGCGGGAATTGGTCAAGCGCTCGCCACGATGGGTGTTGCTCTCAATGCTGACCAAATGAAGCAACTACTGCGCTATACGGAATCGAAAAATGTAATTTTAAACTTCGATGCGGATAAGGCAGGAATTACAGCAGCAGAAAAGGCGATCGCAGGTTTTAAGGAGTTAGTCTTTAACGGCACGGTGCAATTACGGGTGTTGACGATGCCCAATGGCAAAGATGCCGATGAATATCTCAAACAACACAGCGCTGAGGCATATCGAGATTTGCTCAAAAATGCACCCCTATTTCTCGATTGGCAGATTGATCAAATCCTTGCAGGGCAGGATCTTAACCAAGCCGATCGCTTTCAAAAGAGTAGTCAAGCGATCGCCCAATTATTAAATAATCTACCCGTTGATTCCTTCTTTCGCACCCATTACATCCATACTTCTGCTCAAAAATTATCCCAAGGAAATTCCTATCTTGCATTGCGCCTAGAGCAAGATCTCCGCCGTCAGTTACGCAATACACGCTGGAATAGTAATAAGCCTGCACCTTCTCTAACCACTACCACCAACGCCTTACATATTGCCGAAACCCAACTTTTACAAATCTACCTCCATTTCCCCCAACATCGCGCCTATTTATATCAAGAGATTGCCGAAGAAGAGAATGTTGAATTTACGCAATCTAATCATCGCTATCTTTGGCAAACAATTCTCAATCTGCTCCAAGCAAACAAAACTTCCCTTGCTGCCGAGGAACCATATCCCGATCATTTAGTACAGCAACTACAGATTCTCTGTGCCGAGAAGGAAGATGTTGCCCAACAATTGCAGCATTTACTCTGGCTCGATGAAAACTCACGCATCGGTTTATTGCGTCCGCAAATTGTTGTCAGAACTGCGATCGCCAAGATTCAATACATCATGTGCGAGAAACATGAAAAGGACTGGCTCAGCAAATATCAAACTGTTGATGTAATTGCTAATCCAGAGTTTGGTTATGAATGTCAAGCCAAGATTAAGGAAGCCAGACAACGTAAAGCCGAAATTCGTAAACAGATAGAAGTTAATTACCTTGATCTTTCTGGTACTGGTACTAGCACAAGTGAGAAAAATATTATCGAGTTTTAA
- the psb30 gene encoding photosystem II reaction center protein Ycf12/Psb30 produces the protein MDFVTSALSSINFQLIFQLTSLALIVISGPVIIFLLSANSGDL, from the coding sequence ATGGACTTTGTAACTTCTGCCTTGTCGAGCATCAACTTTCAGCTAATTTTTCAATTGACCAGCTTAGCTTTGATTGTTATCTCTGGCCCCGTCATCATCTTCTTACTATCCGCTAACAGTGGCGACCTATAA